A genome region from Anolis carolinensis isolate JA03-04 chromosome 6, rAnoCar3.1.pri, whole genome shotgun sequence includes the following:
- the LOC103277547 gene encoding leukotriene B4 receptor 2: protein MASSSSLVNTTTNDCTRTSGNSTLLSSSTSSGTGVVFLLLAAAIGLPGNLFVIWSILWKMKPSQRSVTCLLVVNLAMADAAVLLLTPFFVIFLIFRDWIFGLAICKVVYYLCCINMFASIFIITLMSVDRCLAVNQPYFSQAIRKKHLVVKLLSGIWLGAILLSIPAFLFRQVVTDPSKMRHICEPCHSRPNLAIFHFTLETVVAFVIPFTIIVGCYSAILIRLRGVRMRQGARTEKLIVSIVICFAVLWVPYHIVNMLQVASNVASGRTAEKLGQAWKSGRAGATALAFISSSINPVLYVFAAGNLIKTSGTNFIAQFFEGASDGLGRRSQSQKNLAKDLIAVAGVPVAEEQQPLETYHRVNQDIECRLGDGTKEQLS, encoded by the coding sequence GGCATCCTCATCATCTCTGGTCAACACAACCACCAATGATTGCACCCGAACTTCAGGAAACAGCACTCTCCTTAGCTCCTCGACCTCCAGCGGTACTGGTGTTGTCTTTCTTCTCCTGGCTGCTGCCATAGGACTTCCTGGGAACCTTTTTGTTATCTGGAGCATCCTATGGAAAATGAAGCCAAGTCAACGTTCAGTCACCTGCCTTCTGGTGGTTAATTTGGCCATGGCTGATGCGGCAGTGCTGCTCCTCACTCCTTTCTTTGTTATCTTCCTCATTTTCAGGGATTGGATATTTGGGCTGGCCATTTGCAAAGTGGTGTACTACTTGTGTTGCATCAACATGTTTGCCAGTATCTTCATCATCACCCTCATGAGTGTGGATCGGTGCCTTGCAGTCAACCAGCCCTACTTCTCCCAAGCCATTCGCAAGAAGCACTTGGTGGTCAAGCTCCTATCTGGGATTTGGCTGGGAGCTATCTTGCTGTCTATCCCGGCCTTCTTATTCCGACAGGTTGTGACGGACCCTTCAAAAATGCGTCATATCTGTGAACCTTGCCACTCTAGGCCAAACCTAGCCATTTTCCACTTCACCTTAGAAACAGTGGTGGCCTTTGTCATACCATTCACTATCATCGTTGGGTGTTATTCTGCCATTTTGATACGGCTCAGGGGAGTGAGGATGAGGCAAGGGGCTCGGACTGAGAAGCTCATTGTCTCCATTGTGATCTGCTTTGCTGTCCTCTGGGTGCCCTACCACATTGTCAACATGCTCCAGGTGGCTTCGAACGTGGCATCAGGAAGGACTGCAGAAAAGCTTGGTCAGGCTTGGAAGAGTGGGCGGGCAGGGGCCACCGCGCTGGCATTCATCAGCAGTAGCATCAACCCGGTGCTTTACGTCTTTGCAGCTGGGAACCTCATCAAGACTTCGGGGACCAACTTCATTGCCCAGTTCTTTGAAGGAGCTTCTGATGGGCTTGGACGGAGGAGCCAGTCTCAGAAAAACCTGGCAAAAGACTTGATCGCTGTGGCAGGAGTTCCTGTGGCCGAAGAACAGCAACCCCtggaaacctatcacagggtcaACCAGGACATTGAGTGTAGGCTGGGTGATGGCACAAAAGAGCAGCTCTCATAA